TTGGAACGTCTAGACTTTTTGGATTTGACTTAATGCGAAATTTTAATTTCCCATATTTTTCAAGAGATATTGCTGAATTTTGGAGACGTTGGCATATATCTCTTTCAACTTGGTTCAGGGATTACCTATATATCCCATTAGGTGGAAGTCGCGGTGGAACTTGGATGAAAGTCAGAAACACTTTTATCATTTTTATAATAAGTGGTTTTTGGCACGGTGCAAATTGGACATTTATTGTTTGGGGAGCATTGAATGCAATTTATTTCTTGCCTTTATTATTGACTAATAGCAACAGAAATAATTTGGGAACCGTTGCTCAAGGAAAATTACTTCCAAGTATAAAAGAATTTTCATTTATGTTGCTAACATTTGGGTTAACTGTGTTTGCGTGGATATTTTTTCGAGCAAATGATATAGGACACGCTATAAGCTACATTGCTGAAATTTTATCTCCTTCTCTTTTTTCAATACCTAAATTTGCCGGTATGAGAAGTGCCTTAGCAACAATAATGCTTGTTGCCATTTTTGTTATAGTTGAATGGAAAGGAAGAGAAGGACAGTATGCAATTGCTCATTTAGGCATTAAATGGGAGCGTCCAATTAGATATGCATTGTATTATGCAATTATCATTGCAATCTTTTGGTTTGGTGGCAAAGAACAACAATTTCTTTATTTTCAATTTTAGATGATGAAAAAGTTTTTATCAAAATTATTTCGTTTCTCATTAATCGGGTTAAGCTATTTAATTATAATGGCGGTTTTGTACATAGCATTTGACCCATTTAAAGTTTTATATGACTATGAATCATTTTTTGATACTAATGCAAAAGCAAGTGTTGCTCCTAACAAAGACTATGCAAGCACAACAACATTTATAAAAAACAGCAAAAAAATAAATTATAATTCGTTCATTTTTGGGAACTCTCGTTCAATCTTCTATCAAATTTCAGAATGGAAAAAACATATTGGAGAAGATGCAATATGTTATCATTTTGATGCATCCGGTGAATCCTTGTGGGCTTTAAATAAAAAAGTTGAATTCATCAATAAAAAGGAAAATAACATCAAAAATATGTTGCTTGTATTAGATTATGCCACTTTAACAAATGTTAAGCCAAAATCGGCTCACTCATACATAATTTCTCCTGCCTTAGTTAACAACTCAAATATTATTGAATTTCACATAGCCTTTTTTACTGCCTTTTTAACTCCAAATTTTACATATGCATACTTAGATTATAAAATATCTAATAAAATGAAACCATATATAAAGAAAGTATTGGATGACAGGCAGAAGAACTATGATAATAAAACAAATGAACTTCGATTTGATTATTTTGAGAATTTAATATCAAAGGGCAAATATTACACACCCGAAAGACTTTCTGTTTTCTACGACAGGGACACAACAATACAAAAATTCTCTGAAGAGTGCATTAAAGAGAACCAAAAAATTATTCTCAAAAATATTTACTCAATAACACAAAAGCATAACTCGAAAATAAAGATTATTATAAGCCCCCTATACGACCAAATTAAAATAAACAAGGATGATTTGAAATATTTAAGAGCTTTATTTGGAGAAGAAAATGTATTTGATTTTTCGGGAATAAATAGATTTACTAATAACTACAAAAACTACTATGAAGCCTCTCATTACAGACCGCACATTGCGAGAGAGATAATGAGAATTATATATGAACAAAAAGCGCAAACTGACTCTGGATATGATTACTAAACGTTAACACCAAGCAAAAAAAGAACACGCTGTACATTAAATTGAGCAATTATCTGAGCTTGCCGCTAAATCCCTTGTGCAGTGCCTCGCTGTGGCAAAAGCCTCCGCTAAATTGCGGAGGCTTTTGCCACAGCGGGAAACCTGGTATCTTATTTCCAATGCTTATACGTTTTTAAATACGTGTTATCTTTTCTACTTTTAGTATAAACACCACATCCATAAATGACGATCCCTGCCCGTAATTTTTAATGGTGTAGGTAAGCGAAGCGGGCGATTTGGCGATGATGTCAATCAAGGGTACCGTATAGCTGCTTGTGCCCAGGTCCTCATCGGCATCAGGCCAGGCATCCTGTTCTTTTACCGACAACTGGATTGTAATGCTGTGTGAGCTTACTAAATTGTTATAACGACGCCGTGTGGTAGTGTTGTTGGAGAAGGTGTGGGTTTTATTTTTACCTAATTTCAAATAGGTACCCGATGAACTAACACTCCAATGGTTGTATTTTTTACTGCTTGTCCTCCAACTTTTAATTGTACCAAAAAGCTCATTGGGGCTGCCGTTGCCATCCTCAAAATGAGGGGTCATGCGATACAGGCGTACGGAAATATCATACCTTAGGTTGTCGGTGCGCGGCACGGCGGTGCGTACGGGATAAGAGGCCGAAAATACGGTGCGCGCAATGGTGTTGTCATGAATATACCGCAGCTTGTAGGAGATGGGCGCACCCGGCGATGTTTTGGAGAAATTACCGCCCCGGGTAATATATTTCTTAAAATCGCTAAAGCCGTTGATGGCCGTACCCGCATCGGCTCCCGAGCCGCCCAGCACATACACCTTCATGGTTGATTTGGCGACCAATTTTTCAAAGTCGGTGCTCGATTCGCCTTCTATTTGGCTGTACGAGGCCTGAAGGTAGGTGTTTACCTCGGTTTCGGAAAGCTCCGACTCCACGGTGAACAAGGCCATGCGGCCAAAAGTAACCGTAGAGATGTACATGGGCATCAGCGAACCAAAAATATTGGGACTGGGTTCTTCGTCGATCAGGTCGGAGGGCTTGGCCGGCAGGTCCATATCCAGGGTATAGTAGTTTTGGATAAATTTGGCCACCACCCTTGATTTTATTTTAGTGTTGCTGTAATTAAAGCTCCCGTTTACATCCATTGCCCCTGAGGAATAGCTGGCCCGTACCGCCATCTTAAACTGCTCGCGGCTGTAAATATTTTCAACAGTAAAGCCCATATTGGCCGGAGGAACATCATATTCCTGGCTCATTAAGTCGTTAACGGCTTCGCGCACGGTGGATAGTTTGGGATCTTCCACTTTTACCGACACCTTCCCCGCACCTTGCAACGAGGTGGATATAGTGATGGGTTTGCGCTTTACCGATATAGGCACATAGCTGCCGTCCAGGATGGTTTCCCCTTTAATTAAGGCACCGGGATAAATCACGTCGGTTTGCGGGTTCAGTACAATCTGCTCGTCGTAACCTGCCGCGGCCGAGTAATAGTCGATGGTGTAGTCGTACTCTAAATCTTGTTCCGTGGCCGTGCTGTCGATGGTAGCCGGCTTTTCGGCTTCAAATTGTACCGGCGGAAGGCTTAGGATATAGTCATCCGTTTCCTGACCTATATCCGGGGACGGTCCGTTGTCCTTTTTACAACTGCCCATCGCTATAGATATTATAAAAAACATAAAACTTAAGTAGAAGTAATTGCTCTTCTGTACTGAATATTTCTCTCCCTTAAAACGGGGTGTTGGCGTATTTTTTTTCATGGCGAATAGTTTAATGATTACTATTCTGCAATTAAGACCTTTTTGTCTGCTATCGCATAGTAGCTATGTTGCAAAGGATGTAACAAATGTTGCAAGGAATGGTATAGGGTTGGTTTACAGCTATTTTAAAGTAGGAAAAGTAAGGGGCGAAGGGCGTGGGGCAGGGGGCAAAGGGCAAATACTTATTAATCCCCATCCCTACCACAGCGTGGTAGTACTTCCTCCCGCATTCCTGCGGGACAGGCTCTTTCCCCTAAAAATGGAAGGGGAAGAGCCGTTGGTGGAAATCTATCCCAAAAACTACTCCTATCCGCCTTGACCTTCCTTTTTCAATCTTTATCATTGCACCAATGCGCTTTTTTCTCTCCCCTCCTTTGGAGGGGTCGGGGGAGGCCTCTCCTTCAGCCCACTTCACCCGGTGTTATTCCAAAATACTCCTTAAAGCACTTGCCAAAGTAACCTGGAGAACCGAATCCCACCAAATAGGCAATTTCGGCAATGGTAGCCGTGTTTTTTTTGATGAGCTCGTAGCCACGTTTCAAACGATATTCACGGATAAAACGGCTGGCCGATTTTGAAGTGAGGGCTTCTAATTTGCGATGAAGCTGGCTGCGACTGACACCCACGGCAAGAGCCAGCTCTGCCACGGTGAAGTTTTCGTTGGCAATATTCTCTTCAATAGTGCCACATACTTTTTCGATATAGGCGTCGTCCAACGATTTTACAACCATGTTTTGCGGATGGATAATTAATTCGGATGAATATTTTATTCGTAGTCTTTCGCGATTGTCGAGCATGTTTTTTACGATCAGTAGTAATTCATCCGGGTTAAAGGGTTTGGCGATATAGGCATCCGCATGGGCCTCTCGTCCTTCCAGCCTATTTTCTACGGATGCTTTGGCGGAGAGCAGTATAATAGGGATGTGGCTGGTGAGTCTGTTGTTTTTAAGTTCGCGTACAGCTTCCATGCCGTCTTTTAAGGGCATCATCACATCACTGATAATGATGTCCGGAATCAGTTCCAACGCTTTGTCAATACCTATTTGTCCGTTGGTTGCGGTTTCTATGCGGTAATGCCGGGCAAACACCGAACTAATGTAGGTGAGTACTTCTATATGGTCTTCGATAATGAGAACAAGTGGGCAGTCTTTTTTTAAAACTTCTTCCCGTTCACTTTCCCCTGATATCATGACGTGTTCACCAGGCTTCGTATCCGTATGCTTTGTATTAACTAGCTTGTTTTTGGTTATGGGTTTGTTGCTTGGTAAGGTAATTAAAAAACGGGTGCCTTCGGCCTTTGAACTTTCCACACGGATGGAACCACCATGTATATTCACCAATTCGTGCGTTAATGCCAACCCAATGCCGGTTCCCTGCACCAGTTCCTGTTTGGACTTTTCCTGGTAAAACCGGTCGAAGATAGATGCGCACACATCGGGTGTAATATAGCTGCCTTTGTTGAGTACGGAAAATGATAGGCTATTCCCTTTTTCTATATTCGAAGAGTCCAAGCCTACGCGAATGACGCCATCGTTGGGCTCAAACTTTATCGCGTTCGACAAGAGGTTGTTCAGGATGGTCTGCACAATTTCTTCATCATAGTTCATGCATAGTTCAGTTTGATCTACATCTACCGTTAAATCTATATTTTTCATTTCGGCCAGCGATAAAAAAGAAAAAACACTGCTTTTTAGGGTCGCAATAAAATCACCCGATGCAATGTCGAGTTGGTATTTTCCCGCATCCAGCTTCGAGAGGTCGAGTAGCTGGTTAATAAGCGTAAGCAAGCGTTGGGCCTGTTTTTGTATCATTCTTAGCTGGGGTGCGAACGGGGCAGCCCGATCCGCTTTAAGCATATCGTGCACAGGGCCCAGGATAAGGGTCAAAGGTGTACGGAACTCATGGGAGATATTGGCAAAGAAGTCGGACTTGATTTTGTCCAGCTCTTTTTCGCGGGCCAGCAATTGCTTGTTATTACGGTGTGCTACCCATAAAATAACCAGAACCAGCAGCACGATAACCAAGGTTAAAATTCCCCAAACCAGCATCCTTTGGTTCCTGTACTTCGTTGTTTGTTTTTCCAGTTGCAGCCTGTTAATCTGTTGCTCCTTTTTATCCGATTCGTACTTCGAGGCCATTTCGGCAAATTGCTGTTTGTTTTCGCGTGCCCAGATACTGTCGCTGTATTGTTTGTGCAGCACATAGTTTTCAAGAGCCTGTTGGGCATGGTTAGTAGCTTTATAGCTATTGGACAAATACAGGTAAGCATCGCTGAGTTTATGATGGTCGGCAATATTTTTTGCATGGCCAACAGCGAGCTCCAGATTCTGTAGCGCAAGCGGATAGTTTTTTAGCTGATAATAGGACTGACCAATGCCCAGATAGTTAGAGCATTTAAATAGTTCGTCGTCCAGATCTAAGCCGAGCTGCAGCCCCTCCTCATACATTTCCAGTGCCTTGCCGTATTGCTGCCTGTTATAATACAACATTCCCAACGAGTACATGGTCTTGCATTTTTCTTGTGCAAAACCATATTCATCGGTAATTTGATACGAGGAGTCGAGTGCAGTGGCGGCACGATCGTAATTTTCCATGTTCAGGTAAACATCACCCATAAATCGGTAGGTGATGGCGATAAATTTTTGATTGTTTGTTTCGCGATGGTAATCCAGACAGGTATTTAACAAGCTGAGGCTTTCGTCGTACTTTTCCCTGACATTGTAAATATCAACCAGTGCATTAAGGGTATAAATCTCCCAGCTTTTCACCTTTTTGTCGCGAAAAATGGCGAGTGCTTTCAGTCCGTTTTCGGTGGCTTGTGTGTAAAAGCCTTTGCTGTAATACCCGTTGGTTTTCATATAAAGACTAACGGCGTAGCCAACCGAGTCATTGTTCTCCAAAAACACCTTTCCGGCCTCACCGGCATAATAGATGGCGCTATCGAAGTTGGCCAGCTCATGTTGAATATTGCCCAGGTTGTAATACACCGATGCATCAATCTGGTAATTGCCCACTTTTTTGTTGGCCTCCCGGGCGTTGCGGTAGGCTTGAGCGGCCCTGTTGTTGTTGCCTAACTGAAACCAGGCGTTTCCCAACCTTTCGAAACCTTTCGCCAAACCCGGATGATAACCCGATTTTTTGGATACGTCAATGGCTTTTTGCGCGTACCTTATGGCTTTTTCCGACTCGTTGTAGGTAAACAGGTCGGCCAGTTCAATGTAGTTGATCACTTTTATCGTATCCTCCAAAGTGTTGTCAATCACGTTCAGCAGGCTGTCTGCGGTATTGATAGGGGAGGCGTGTAGGGGCGCGATAAACGAAAATAAGGTAAAAAGGACAAATAAGAATGCCGGAATTTTAAAAGTATTTCGAATATTCATAGGCTGCTTATTTGAGAAATGCCGCATGGGGCAATGTTGTACATGCAGTTTTATGTATATTCTAAGACAATAAAGTTAGTTTTTTGTTTAGTGGTATAATGTCAAAACGTTGTTAGGAGCAGCCGTTATTTACCCTTTGCTGGTATGCTGTAAAGCCAGCTATGTGCCCTTGAAAAGATAACCGATGTGCTTGCCGAGACCTCGCAGCACGAAAGCAACTGCGATTTTTATCTGGCTTATCAGAAATTAATAGTGTGCGGCATTATATTTATATTCAGCTCCAAACCTGCTTTTTAGTTGTGATATGTATTTTGCTATGTATGTAAAAAAACAGCTAATTCGTCAAAGTATCTTTAATTCTTTATAAGTAATTGAAACCACAAGATATAAATGGCGTAGTTATATTTATAATTTAAAGGAAAAATCGATACTAATTTAAGAATACACTTTTTTATGAAAATCCACTTCAGGTTATTTATTTGGTCCATGTTGTTTGTAGTGTCGGGCTATATAACTGCCCAAATAAATATAAATAATAATAACATACTGTATCCGGTCTGTAAAGATGGTAAATGGGGTTATATCAATTCTTCGGGCAATGTAGTTGTTTCTGCTATTTATGATATTGCTTTTCCATTTGATGAAGGTAAAGCAATGACAGTGCAAGACAATGATAAACAATTTATCGACCATAGCGGAAAAACAGTATTAACCATACCTGCCACTTTTATGGTGCATACAAGCTTTTCTGAAGGTTTATTAGGTTATGTAAACGAAAATGGAGCTGGTTTTTTAACTCCCGATGGACAACTGACGATTACCAATAATTTTGCTGAGGTAAAACCTTTTTCGGATGGTTATGCTGTTTACAAAGACAAAGACAGTGGCTTATATGGTGCCATTGATAAAACAGGTAAGATAAAAATTATGCCACAGTTCACGTATCTGTCTGATTTTATAAGTGGGTATGCTATATATAAATTGTCCAATAACCACCAGTATGGTTTAATTGATAAAGCAGGTAAAATATTTCTTGTTAACCGCTATACCTACTTAACTAATATCTTTGATGGACTAATTGGCACCTGGAATGGCTCTACAAAGGTGAAATACATTGATATAGAGAAAAAAGAGGTGTTCAAAGCACAGGTTTTTAAGGACAATAACAGGCCATCGCATTTTCAGTTGCCATTGTATCCTTTTTCAAATGGGATTGTAAAGTATTACGACCCTTTTAAAAATAAATATGGTTTTTTAAATAAGAAAGGTGAAGTGGAAATTCCTGCACAATTTGATGCTGCCAGTAATTATTCCAATGGTCTGATAGCTGTAAAACAGGGTGCCAAGTGGGGCTATGCCAATAAAAAGGGCGTACTAAAAATAAGAGTACAGTTTGATGAAGCTACTGATTTTAAAGATGGTGTGGCGGCAGTTTACCTTGGTGGTTCAGCAAAAGATTTTCTTGATAAAAAGTCAAATGTAAAAATGGGGTACATCAACAAAAAAGGTGACTTTATCTGGAAGTATAGCAATTAAAAATTAGATTCATGAAGTTTTATATTATCTCTATCCTGTTATTGTTTACAACACTTGTTTTTGGTCAGCAACTTGTTGATTATGAAGGTGCCTGGCAGAATGATCAGCGCCACGGTGAAGGTACCGGTGTTTACATAGATAAATCGACTTATCAAGGTGCATGGGAAGCTAATAAGCGTCATGGGCATGGTGTGCAAACCTGGAGCAATGGGGCTATGTATGATGGCAGTTGGGTTAACGACCGCATGGAAGGCCACGGTAAAATGATTTATAAGAACAAAGATACGTATGAAGGGAATTTTAGTGGTGGATATCGAATGGGGCATGGGACTTTAACTTTTGCGGCAGGTGGCAGCTATACAGGCATATTTGAGTTGGATAAAATTACTGGCAGGGGTGTATATAAATATAAGTCGGGCGATGAATATAGCGGCCAGCTAATTGATGGTGTTAGAAATGGTTATGGCGTGATGGTATATGCCAACAAAACAACCTACGATGGTTACTGGGTGGATGATAAATTCCATGGACAAGGGCATCTCACATTGTGTGATAAAACGTATTACAACGGCGCTTTTGTTGCTGGAAAAAGAAATGGTGCAGGCGCGCAGAATTATCCTAATAAAGATTTTTATAACGGCAATTGGGTTAATGATAAAAGAGATGGTAAGGGCTTTTGCCGATATGTAAATCAGGATGTTTACAATGGTAGTTGGAAAAATGATAAAAAGGATGGTCTGGGTAAAATGGAATTTGCCAATGGCGATGAGTATGATGGCGCCTGGAAGAGGGACAAAATGATTGGAATTGGCTTGTTGGAGCGCGAATCGGGTGAAAAGTATGCCGGCGAGATGGGGAATGACGAATTTGATGGCCTCGGAATTTTAGAATATATCAATGGCGATGTATATAAAGGGGAGATGAAAAAAGGTAAACGCCATGGTGAAGGTTTGATGCTGTACGCAGACGGCACTGCTTACGAAGGAGAATTCAATAACGATTTGTATCATGGCAATGGTGTTTTATGGCTTGCCCATGGCGAGCAATACGAAGGCGAATTTAAAAATGGCATGATGGATGATGACAAAGCCAAGTACTATTATGCCGATGGCAGCTATTACAGTGGTGGTTTTAAAAAGAATGCCAAAGATGGTTCTGGTTGGGAGTATAATGCCGACGGCGATTATACCGGAGGCGGGAAATATAAAAATGGTCAATTAATAAGAGACTGGGAAACCATAGAGAAAAATACCAAAGCATTGGCAGCAGGTGCACAGGCATTGGCCGATGGTTTGCAGCAAGCTTACAGCCAATCGCAAAACTACAATAAGCAACTGGCGGCAAATACTGCAGCTAACAGAGCCAAATCGCAGCAAGCAGCACAACAAACTTTGGCAGCGCAGCGACAAGTCAGGGGACAATCCAATAAGCAAATTCAATCATCAGGCAATAGTGCATACCCAATAACCGACCCGTTTGTGCAGAGGTATGTAAATCAAACAACAAACTTAAATAGTAATAATAATAATTCAAGAACATCAACTATAGATCCGGGAAGCACTGTTAATAGCCCGGATGCAACATCAAACAGTAGCACATCAAATAGTTATTATACTTCATCCGTTTCAAAAAACAAAGGCAATCGGGATGTAGATGGTATGAAGGTACTTGCGTATCATGCAAACGGTAATATTAAATTTGCTACAAGCCTGACAGATGTAACATTTAAAATTGGTAGTCAGGTTGCTCGTGTGCCGGCAAAGACTCATATAGAGTTTCATGAGAGTGGATTACTAAACCAAGCAATGAATTACGTTGAGCCAATTACCATCTCGTTTCAAGGTAAAACAATTGGCGTTGAAGCAGTTCACTATTCAAACTATGGAATAATTATACATTTTTATTTAAAAGCTAATACATCTTTAGAATGTATGGACAATAAAATGAGAACCTTCACCGATCGTACGGTTGTAAGAGTACGTGACAATTTGGTTTGGTTGGGCAAGGATGAGAACGGAGAAATTTACAGATCACAATAACAGTAGAACAATGAAGCATTTAAGCATACTTATTATATTTATATCAACCATAGCGTTTTCTCAAACCGAAACCATCACTTACCAGAATGGTGCTGTATATACCGGAGCAACCGCTGATGGAAAACGCGAAGGACAAGGTAAAATAACTTATCCCAAAGGAGCTACCGAGGCAAACATGGGAGAAATAGTTACCAATACCAAAAAACTTAGTCCTGAATTGGAACAGCAACGGAAAGATATTTTGGCCTGGGTAGCTGATTACTGGAGCAGCTACGAACAAAATACCCAAGAGAGTGATTACAACACAGCCGTTAACAGCATGTTTTCGCGCAGGGTAAAAATGGCCGAAGACATATCACAGGTAATGGGTCATGATGTGGCAGGTAAAATGAAACCTGTATTCAAACATGGACTGGCTTCCATAAGGGAGTCGGAAAATATACATGGCGAACAAAAACGTTATTATTACAAAAAGCTATACCGTGTGTATGTAGAGTCTGTTCTCAACACCAACCCCGAAGAAGGATACCAACGGCTTAGACATTACACTGGTGCTGCATACCACAATCGCGAAGCCAACGCACAGGATGCCATTGCTGAAAACATCATGGCAGAATCAAATTTCGAAACGGCCAAACAGAGTATGGAAGTTATAACTACTGTAGGACAATGTTTTCCGATAGTTTCAACCACTTTAGATGTTGTTGCTGCCGGCACAGGTATCGACCCGGTTAGTGGTAAAAACCTGTCGGAGTTTGAGCGTTTTATGAAACTGATGATGATTATGGCACCCGGCAAAATTTCGGAAGCGATGGCAGATTCTCCCATACTTAAAACTACGCTTGAGAAATTTTCGAGCAAAATAGGCAGTTTTAATCCAAGCCAAATAAAACGTGTTGAGGCTTTTATAGCCAAGCATAACGGAATGGATACGTTTAGTTCAGTTGAATGGGCAGATGGCCAAATTTTATCCTATTTAGATGGTAAACTAAATAGTGCATTTAACGATTATGCTGTAAAAATGGTAGATGGGGATGGGGATAAAAATAAAAAGTAGTAGCTTTTACACCCACATTTATTAGAAGTAATTGAAGATAAAGATTGTCAATATGCATATTGAACAAGTTGTCTTTGTAACTTTTCACTTGCGATAAAGGCGACTTTAGCTTACGATCATTCTTTTTTAAACACCAATCAGTATTTTCATCTATGTAATAATTATCGAGTGACCAATCTTTTACTTCAATAATCACAGCACACCATTTCTTTTTAAAAGAACAATGTCAGGCATATCTCCATTTATAAATGGTTGAAAATATATTTCAAAACCGGATATCCTCGTGCTACAAAACACCAAAGAGAAGGAAACAGCCCAACAGCTCTAAAAAAGGCTTACGGGGTTTGATGAATACAAATGCCGGATTTGCAATGAGGGAATCATGCAGGTGATAAAGAATATACCGAGGATCAGATCGCCGGGCCAGCATCTGCCCTCGTTGCTTTTGACGCTATTACAATACAATACAAAACCCAAAATAACTTCATTAGCCCGAAGATTAGAAGTGTACTCCCCAAACCGTAGGTTTTTGGCATGAAAACACTGTTTTACAACAGATAACAATAAACAAATAAGCAGGACAGGCAACTTCTACACTTAAACCAGCATCAAATAACTTGCTTATGAACACGCAAACACCTCGATAAGTGCATAGCCCACAAATTTGACCGGGATGTAGTTCAACCCGGACTAATCGCTGGGCCTTACAGACCGCTCTTCGTCCTATTTATTGGGTGTAGTTTTTTTATTCAGTCAATCTATTTTTCAAATCCATTCTTTCATGTAATATTCTAATAACCTCAATTTCATTTTCAGAAATCAGATGATAAAATATAATGTGTTTTCCAGATTTAAGTCCAAGTAAACTTCTGCTTATGCCTGCATATACTTTTCCAAGGTCAGGATTCTCTCCGATTGCTTTACAAGCAAATTTAATTGTCGAATAATATTTATCAGCTTGGTTTTCCGACCATTTTTCGAAAGTATATTCCCAAATATCATTCAAGTCGTCAATGGCCTCTTGTCTCCATATAACTTTAGCCATTCTTTCTTTTTTCAGATTTGAGTTTTTTCAGATTTTCATCAAAGTCAAAGTTTTCAACCCTTGGACTGTTTAATCCTTCTTGAATGGCATTTCTTAATGCGATTACTTTACTTTCCTCATTTTCCAATAGTCGAAGCCCAGCTCTGATAACTTCACTAACATTTTTATACCGTCCGGCAGATACTTGACTGCTAACGAATTGGTCAAAATAATTTCCGAGTGATATTGATGTATTCTTCATTGTTTAGTTTTTCTCAAATTTACCAAATTTTGGTAAAAACCCCAAATCTGTCTCGTTTGTTCAAATTACACCCAACGTTGGCTGCATGAAGCGTATGGAGATTCAACGAGCGAACCTTTCCTAACGTCTCCAAGCCAAAGCTTTTATTTGTTTTTACCTTTCATTTTATAAGCCAAATCAAAGATTTGGCGGTATTCAATTGCCCATCTGACTCTCCAAATATCACGGACTCCATATGCTTTATTGCAGCGTGTTGTAGGGTGTTATTTCTTTTCTGGAATGTATCATTAGCAAGTTTGATGAAAATAGTCATACTTTTCTCCATTCCAGTATATTAATCCCCCGCCAATTTCGTCTTTAGTTATTCTAATTGAATCGTATTCCAGTCTTAGATTATCTCCTTCTTGGATTCCTGGTTCATTCACACGGATAGTATTAATTTCCCATTTATCTACCCAGTTCATATCATCCCAGTCATCCGCTGAATCATAAACAACACCAGCGCCCACTACATAAGTTGCCTTTGTTTGTCCATGCATAACCACAAATCCACGCTTATTATTTGATTTACTTATAACTAAAACGGCTATATCTTTTTCCCCATCCCCATTGAAGTCTGAGCATAAAAATTTAGGGTTGATGTAATTCTTAATTATATATTTCTCAGATAATTCAATGTTGGATGCAAACTTTTGTGTGAACTCATTGAATAAAACCATTTCAGTTTGTGCTATCGCATTCAATGAAATAAGTGACACGAAAATTAAGATTAAATTCTTCATTTTATATTGATGTTGAAATGTCTCATTCGCCTAATACCCTACAACTCTTCAATAATCTCACCCCATATGCCATTATTTCGCCGATGCACCCTGTTTAATAGCGTTTATTACTACAAGGG
This genomic stretch from Saccharicrinis carchari harbors:
- a CDS encoding WG repeat-containing protein; amino-acid sequence: MKIHFRLFIWSMLFVVSGYITAQININNNNILYPVCKDGKWGYINSSGNVVVSAIYDIAFPFDEGKAMTVQDNDKQFIDHSGKTVLTIPATFMVHTSFSEGLLGYVNENGAGFLTPDGQLTITNNFAEVKPFSDGYAVYKDKDSGLYGAIDKTGKIKIMPQFTYLSDFISGYAIYKLSNNHQYGLIDKAGKIFLVNRYTYLTNIFDGLIGTWNGSTKVKYIDIEKKEVFKAQVFKDNNRPSHFQLPLYPFSNGIVKYYDPFKNKYGFLNKKGEVEIPAQFDAASNYSNGLIAVKQGAKWGYANKKGVLKIRVQFDEATDFKDGVAAVYLGGSAKDFLDKKSNVKMGYINKKGDFIWKYSN
- a CDS encoding thiol-activated cytolysin family protein, whose protein sequence is MKKNTPTPRFKGEKYSVQKSNYFYLSFMFFIISIAMGSCKKDNGPSPDIGQETDDYILSLPPVQFEAEKPATIDSTATEQDLEYDYTIDYYSAAAGYDEQIVLNPQTDVIYPGALIKGETILDGSYVPISVKRKPITISTSLQGAGKVSVKVEDPKLSTVREAVNDLMSQEYDVPPANMGFTVENIYSREQFKMAVRASYSSGAMDVNGSFNYSNTKIKSRVVAKFIQNYYTLDMDLPAKPSDLIDEEPSPNIFGSLMPMYISTVTFGRMALFTVESELSETEVNTYLQASYSQIEGESSTDFEKLVAKSTMKVYVLGGSGADAGTAINGFSDFKKYITRGGNFSKTSPGAPISYKLRYIHDNTIARTVFSASYPVRTAVPRTDNLRYDISVRLYRMTPHFEDGNGSPNELFGTIKSWRTSSKKYNHWSVSSSGTYLKLGKNKTHTFSNNTTTRRRYNNLVSSHSITIQLSVKEQDAWPDADEDLGTSSYTVPLIDIIAKSPASLTYTIKNYGQGSSFMDVVFILKVEKITRI
- a CDS encoding hybrid sensor histidine kinase/response regulator transcription factor, with the protein product MNIRNTFKIPAFLFVLFTLFSFIAPLHASPINTADSLLNVIDNTLEDTIKVINYIELADLFTYNESEKAIRYAQKAIDVSKKSGYHPGLAKGFERLGNAWFQLGNNNRAAQAYRNAREANKKVGNYQIDASVYYNLGNIQHELANFDSAIYYAGEAGKVFLENNDSVGYAVSLYMKTNGYYSKGFYTQATENGLKALAIFRDKKVKSWEIYTLNALVDIYNVREKYDESLSLLNTCLDYHRETNNQKFIAITYRFMGDVYLNMENYDRAATALDSSYQITDEYGFAQEKCKTMYSLGMLYYNRQQYGKALEMYEEGLQLGLDLDDELFKCSNYLGIGQSYYQLKNYPLALQNLELAVGHAKNIADHHKLSDAYLYLSNSYKATNHAQQALENYVLHKQYSDSIWARENKQQFAEMASKYESDKKEQQINRLQLEKQTTKYRNQRMLVWGILTLVIVLLVLVILWVAHRNNKQLLAREKELDKIKSDFFANISHEFRTPLTLILGPVHDMLKADRAAPFAPQLRMIQKQAQRLLTLINQLLDLSKLDAGKYQLDIASGDFIATLKSSVFSFLSLAEMKNIDLTVDVDQTELCMNYDEEIVQTILNNLLSNAIKFEPNDGVIRVGLDSSNIEKGNSLSFSVLNKGSYITPDVCASIFDRFYQEKSKQELVQGTGIGLALTHELVNIHGGSIRVESSKAEGTRFLITLPSNKPITKNKLVNTKHTDTKPGEHVMISGESEREEVLKKDCPLVLIIEDHIEVLTYISSVFARHYRIETATNGQIGIDKALELIPDIIISDVMMPLKDGMEAVRELKNNRLTSHIPIILLSAKASVENRLEGREAHADAYIAKPFNPDELLLIVKNMLDNRERLRIKYSSELIIHPQNMVVKSLDDAYIEKVCGTIEENIANENFTVAELALAVGVSRSQLHRKLEALTSKSASRFIREYRLKRGYELIKKNTATIAEIAYLVGFGSPGYFGKCFKEYFGITPGEVG